From Miscanthus floridulus cultivar M001 chromosome 15, ASM1932011v1, whole genome shotgun sequence, the proteins below share one genomic window:
- the LOC136508917 gene encoding thaumatin-like protein produces the protein MASGAAASSVLSLLLLAAFAASARAATFTITNNCGSTVWPAATPVGGGTQLDPGQTWTVDVPAGTQSGRVWGRTGCSFNGGSGSCQTGDCGGALSCTLSGQPPMTLAEFTIGGSQDFYDISVIDGYNLAMQFSCSTGVTLNCGGAQCPDAYLFPSDNTKTHACNGNSNYQVTFCP, from the coding sequence ATGGCCTCCGGAGCTGCTGCTTCCTCAGTCCTCAGcctgctcctcctcgccgccTTTGCAGCCAGCGCGAGAGCAGCCACATTCACGATCACCAACAATTGTGGCTCAACGGTGTGGCCGGCGGCCACACCAGTGGGCGGCGGCACGCAGCTTGACCCGGGTCAGACGTGGACCGTGGACGTGCCGGCGGGGACCCAGTCCGGCAGGGTGTGGGGCCGGACGGGGTGCTCCTTCAACGGCGGCAGCGGGAGCTGCCAGACGGGCGACTGCGGCGGCGCGCTCTCCTGCACGCTGTCCGGGCAGCCTCCCATGACGCTGGCCGAGTTCACCATCGGCGGCAGCCAGGACTTCTACGATATCTCGGTGATCGACGGCTACAACCTCGCCATGCAATTCTCCTGCAGCACCGGCGTGACGCTCAACTGCGGCGGGGCTCAGTGCCCCGACGCCTACCTGTTTCCCAGCGACAACACCAAGACCCATGCCTGCAACGGCAACAGCAACTACCAGGTCACCTTCTGCCCATGA